The following proteins come from a genomic window of Flavobacterium eburneipallidum:
- a CDS encoding HepT-like ribonuclease domain-containing protein: MTEKSKKYLSDVLLSIDLINEFTIGISDFNLYDKDRKTQSAVERQLVIIGEALNKLRQNETEIVIENDHQIIGFRNRLVHAYDSIDN, from the coding sequence ATGACGGAAAAGAGCAAAAAGTATCTTTCTGATGTTTTACTATCGATAGATTTAATTAACGAATTTACTATTGGTATTTCAGACTTCAATCTTTATGATAAAGATAGAAAAACCCAAAGTGCAGTCGAAAGACAATTGGTAATTATTGGAGAAGCCCTAAATAAATTACGCCAAAATGAAACCGAAATTGTAATTGAAAATGACCATCAAATTATTGGTTTTCGCAATCGTTTAGTTCATGCTTACGACAGTATCGACAATTAA
- a CDS encoding right-handed parallel beta-helix repeat-containing protein — MLVFVTTFSSFSAEYYVAPNGNDANSGSKTNPVETIKRAQALANSGDIVYIRGGVYTMREEQIEKYSRIWAYVTNLNKSGISYLSYANETPVFDFKNIKPANYRVIAFNVSGNNIHIKGIEVTGVQVTIKRHTQSECFEIQGDNNTLEQIKMYDNMAIGVYLSNGSNNLILNCDAYRNWDSVSEGGKGGNTDGFGCHAPEGNKNNIFRGCRAWFNSDDGFDLINSAEPVLIDNCWAFYNGYTSDFVGRADGNGFKAGGYGGTDISKLPNSIPRNTIQFCLAVGNKQSGFYANHHLNGNNWYNNSAYRNKINYNMLNRKAVNATDYLTDVPGWSHVLTNNLGFGATFNELAQIDKTTCTLTNNYFDLKLNITKSDFLSLDESFLTAPRQADGSLPKNDFFRLNPSSKTIDAGKNIGFPFQGKAPDLGCFEFDMKY, encoded by the coding sequence TTGCTGGTATTTGTTACTACTTTTTCTTCATTTTCGGCCGAATATTATGTAGCTCCCAATGGGAATGATGCCAATTCTGGTAGTAAAACAAATCCTGTGGAAACCATAAAAAGAGCACAAGCATTAGCCAATTCAGGCGATATCGTTTACATTAGAGGTGGCGTTTACACAATGAGAGAAGAGCAAATTGAGAAATATTCGAGAATTTGGGCTTATGTAACCAACCTTAATAAAAGCGGGATTAGTTATTTGTCTTATGCTAATGAAACGCCTGTATTTGATTTTAAAAACATTAAACCAGCCAATTATCGTGTGATAGCATTTAATGTTAGTGGAAATAATATCCACATCAAAGGCATTGAAGTTACTGGTGTGCAGGTTACGATAAAAAGACACACTCAATCCGAATGTTTCGAAATTCAAGGCGATAATAATACATTGGAGCAGATCAAAATGTATGATAATATGGCTATTGGAGTTTATCTTTCTAATGGTTCCAATAATTTGATTTTGAATTGTGATGCGTATCGAAATTGGGATTCCGTTTCCGAAGGTGGAAAAGGAGGAAACACCGATGGTTTTGGTTGTCATGCTCCTGAAGGCAATAAAAATAACATCTTTAGAGGCTGTCGTGCTTGGTTCAATAGCGATGATGGATTTGATTTAATCAATTCTGCTGAACCTGTTTTGATAGATAATTGTTGGGCTTTTTATAATGGTTATACTTCTGATTTTGTGGGTCGTGCAGATGGCAATGGCTTCAAAGCAGGAGGATATGGCGGGACCGATATTAGTAAATTACCTAATTCAATTCCTAGAAATACGATTCAATTTTGTTTGGCTGTGGGCAATAAACAAAGCGGTTTTTATGCCAATCATCATTTGAATGGAAACAATTGGTACAATAATTCGGCCTATCGAAATAAGATAAATTACAATATGCTGAACCGAAAAGCCGTAAACGCAACGGATTATTTAACGGATGTTCCGGGTTGGAGTCACGTATTGACTAATAATTTAGGTTTTGGAGCGACATTCAATGAATTAGCTCAAATAGATAAAACAACCTGTACATTGACCAATAATTATTTTGATTTAAAGCTAAACATTACTAAATCGGACTTTTTAAGTCTGGACGAAAGTTTTTTGACCGCACCAAGACAAGCCGACGGAAGTTTGCCTAAAAACGATTTCTTTAGATTAAATCCTTCCAGCAAAACCATTGATGCAGGAAAGAATATTGGATTTCCATTTCAAGGAAAAGCACCTGATTTGGGGTGTTTTGAATTTGATATGAAGTATTAG
- a CDS encoding nucleotidyltransferase family protein — protein sequence MKVKESIQLKLAEFLALCKSHNVKNIYAFGSAITENFNEESSDIDLLIEIENEDPIERGENLMDIWDKLEVFFQRKVDLLTSSSIKNPILKKNIEATKILLYDGKEQKVSF from the coding sequence ATGAAAGTGAAAGAATCCATACAACTGAAATTAGCAGAATTTTTAGCATTATGCAAAAGCCATAATGTTAAGAATATTTATGCTTTTGGTTCGGCTATAACTGAAAATTTTAATGAGGAATCTAGCGATATTGATTTATTAATCGAAATTGAAAATGAAGATCCAATCGAGCGTGGCGAGAACTTGATGGATATTTGGGATAAACTAGAAGTTTTTTTTCAAAGAAAAGTGGATTTACTGACTAGTTCTTCCATTAAAAATCCTATTCTTAAAAAGAATATTGAAGCTACAAAAATCTTACTTTATGACGGAAAAGAGCAAAAAGTATCTTTCTGA
- a CDS encoding SGNH/GDSL hydrolase family protein: MAENTRRNFIKKSALASLMAMSLPEVLSASNTVAFNSENKSLTFVFQGDSITDGNRGRTKDPNHIMGHGYVYSIASSIGADFCKDKHHFINKGISGNTISDLEKRWQHDALDLNPDVISILVGINDVASEIEKKPSAINNLEFESKYRKLIVDSKKVNPAMVLVLCLPFVAAVGKRQNDFEIWNKATTEKAMIIQKLAKEYDTVLVNFPQVLEKAIKKVPAEYWIWDGIHPTVPFHTLMAREWIAAVSKKIHFLKGYSGI, from the coding sequence ATGGCTGAAAATACCAGACGTAATTTTATAAAAAAGTCAGCTTTAGCGTCTTTAATGGCAATGAGTTTGCCAGAAGTATTGAGTGCCTCCAACACCGTAGCTTTCAATTCTGAAAATAAAAGTTTGACTTTTGTATTTCAAGGCGATTCTATAACCGATGGGAATAGGGGTAGAACTAAAGACCCCAATCATATTATGGGACATGGATACGTTTATAGTATTGCCAGTAGTATTGGAGCTGACTTTTGCAAAGACAAACATCATTTTATCAACAAAGGAATTAGCGGAAATACCATTTCTGATTTAGAAAAAAGATGGCAGCATGATGCTTTAGACTTGAACCCAGATGTAATCAGTATTTTGGTCGGAATTAACGATGTTGCTTCCGAAATTGAAAAAAAACCATCAGCAATCAATAATCTAGAGTTCGAAAGCAAATACCGCAAATTGATTGTAGATTCCAAGAAAGTCAATCCAGCAATGGTTTTGGTTTTGTGTTTGCCCTTTGTAGCTGCAGTAGGAAAAAGACAAAATGATTTTGAAATTTGGAATAAAGCCACAACAGAAAAAGCCATGATTATTCAAAAATTGGCAAAAGAGTATGATACTGTTTTGGTTAACTTTCCACAAGTTTTAGAAAAAGCAATTAAAAAAGTTCCAGCGGAATATTGGATTTGGGATGGAATTCATCCCACAGTTCCATTTCATACCTTAATGGCTAGAGAATGGATTGCAGCAGTATCTAAAAAAATACATTTTTTAAAAGGGTATTCGGGAATTTAA
- a CDS encoding glycoside hydrolase family 31 protein — translation MITNTELEYKGDLYPSKIVSIKKEVDSVFFYTDNSVILKLTVLRDSMIRFRYTTKGYFSNDFSYAIDKSHSHGYNFLELTETEVYYQIKTSKVQCRIQKVDLRVSIFDLDGNVLLEDELGFHWEESYEYGGNIVKMSKSSKDGECFYGLGDKATQLNLKGKRLENFATDQYAFGKDQEPLYKVVPFYIGLRNKISYGIFFDNTFRTFFDFCHERRNVASFWAEGGEMNYYFIYGPNMQDVVTTYTDLTGKPELPPLWALGYHQCKWSYYPESNVKEVAAKFRELQIPCDAIYLDIDYMEGFRCFTWNKEYFPDPKRMVTELAADGFKTIVIIDPGIKIDKEYSVYKEALEKDYFCKRADGPYMKGKVWPGECNFPDYTNPVVREWWAGLFQELISDIGVKGVWNDMNEPAVMEVPNKTFPMDVRHVYDGNPCSHRKAHNIYGMQMARATYHGVKRFAYPKRPFVITRSAYSGTQRYTSSWTGDNVATWEHLWIANIQVQRMCISGMGFTGSDIGGFAEQPSGELYARWIQLGVFHPFCRTHSSGDHGNQEPWAFDEEIIDITRKFVNLRYQLLPYLYTMFWQYIEEGIPMLKPLVYFDQEDTQTHYRNDEFIFGNQILVCPILEPNSLGRRMYIPRGQWYNYWTNELVNGGKEIWVDTKFDQIPIYVKAGAIIPKYPVQQYVGELEFDELILDLYYKEGKEKSVVYEDAQDGYDYKKGRYSLLSFQTNGKEKDLIIQLHKEGKYATNYSKYKINLLGLPFKVKEIEIDNEIITFDKLTFETENYIIIDKEFSELHFIGE, via the coding sequence ATGATTACAAATACAGAACTAGAGTACAAAGGAGATTTATATCCATCAAAAATCGTTTCGATTAAAAAAGAGGTAGATTCTGTGTTTTTCTATACGGACAATAGTGTTATTTTAAAATTAACTGTCTTAAGAGACAGTATGATTCGTTTTCGTTACACCACAAAAGGGTATTTTAGTAATGACTTTTCGTACGCTATTGACAAAAGCCATTCTCACGGTTACAATTTTCTGGAGCTTACAGAAACCGAAGTATATTACCAAATAAAAACCAGTAAAGTACAATGTAGAATCCAAAAAGTAGATTTGAGAGTTTCTATATTTGATTTAGATGGAAACGTATTACTGGAAGACGAACTTGGTTTTCACTGGGAAGAAAGCTATGAATATGGCGGAAATATTGTAAAAATGAGTAAGTCATCCAAAGACGGAGAATGCTTTTATGGATTGGGAGACAAAGCCACTCAACTGAATTTGAAAGGAAAAAGACTGGAGAATTTTGCTACCGATCAATATGCTTTTGGTAAAGATCAGGAACCATTGTATAAAGTAGTTCCTTTTTATATTGGATTACGAAATAAAATTTCTTACGGTATTTTCTTTGATAATACCTTTAGGACTTTTTTCGATTTTTGTCATGAAAGACGAAATGTAGCCAGTTTTTGGGCTGAAGGTGGCGAAATGAACTACTACTTCATTTATGGTCCAAATATGCAAGATGTGGTTACAACTTACACCGATTTGACAGGAAAACCAGAATTGCCACCACTTTGGGCATTGGGATATCATCAATGTAAATGGAGTTATTATCCTGAAAGTAATGTAAAAGAAGTAGCAGCAAAATTCAGGGAATTACAAATTCCTTGTGATGCGATTTATTTGGATATCGATTATATGGAAGGTTTCCGTTGTTTTACTTGGAACAAAGAATATTTTCCTGATCCAAAACGAATGGTTACTGAATTAGCGGCAGACGGATTTAAAACCATTGTAATTATCGATCCGGGAATCAAAATTGACAAAGAATATTCCGTTTATAAAGAAGCTTTAGAAAAAGATTATTTCTGCAAAAGAGCCGATGGTCCTTACATGAAAGGAAAAGTTTGGCCTGGAGAATGTAATTTTCCAGATTATACTAATCCTGTGGTTCGTGAATGGTGGGCTGGATTATTTCAGGAATTGATTTCTGATATTGGAGTAAAAGGCGTGTGGAATGATATGAATGAACCAGCGGTAATGGAAGTTCCTAATAAAACCTTCCCTATGGACGTTCGCCATGTGTATGATGGAAACCCATGTAGTCACAGAAAAGCGCATAATATTTATGGAATGCAAATGGCTAGAGCGACTTATCATGGTGTTAAACGTTTTGCTTATCCAAAAAGACCTTTTGTAATTACAAGATCCGCCTATTCAGGAACACAACGTTATACCTCATCTTGGACAGGAGATAATGTGGCGACTTGGGAGCATTTATGGATTGCCAATATTCAGGTGCAAAGAATGTGTATTTCAGGAATGGGATTCACAGGTTCTGATATTGGTGGATTTGCAGAACAACCTTCAGGAGAATTATACGCTCGTTGGATTCAACTAGGTGTTTTTCATCCATTTTGCAGAACACACTCTTCTGGAGATCACGGTAATCAAGAACCATGGGCATTCGACGAAGAAATTATTGACATTACTAGAAAATTTGTCAATTTGCGTTACCAATTATTACCTTATTTATACACCATGTTTTGGCAGTATATTGAAGAAGGAATTCCAATGTTGAAGCCTTTAGTATATTTTGATCAAGAAGATACACAAACGCATTATCGCAATGACGAGTTCATTTTTGGTAACCAAATTTTAGTTTGTCCAATTCTAGAACCAAATTCTTTAGGAAGAAGAATGTATATTCCACGTGGACAATGGTATAATTACTGGACCAATGAATTGGTTAATGGTGGAAAAGAAATTTGGGTAGATACCAAGTTTGATCAAATTCCAATTTATGTAAAAGCTGGAGCTATTATTCCAAAATACCCTGTTCAACAATATGTTGGCGAATTAGAATTTGACGAATTAATTTTGGATTTGTATTACAAAGAAGGTAAAGAAAAATCAGTAGTATATGAAGATGCACAAGATGGCTACGACTATAAAAAAGGACGTTACAGTTTACTTTCTTTCCAAACTAATGGAAAAGAAAAAGACTTAATCATTCAATTGCACAAAGAAGGAAAGTATGCTACGAATTATTCAAAATACAAAATCAATCTTCTAGGATTACCATTTAAAGTGAAAGAAATAGAAATTGACAATGAGATTATCACTTTTGATAAATTAACTTTCGAAACAGAAAATTATATCATTATTGATAAAGAATTTTCTGAATTGCATTTCATTGGCGAATAA
- the glgB gene encoding 1,4-alpha-glucan branching protein GlgB, with product MSQVQPYSLFTDFDIDLFKAGKHFRLYEKLGAHLIEVDGVKGVYFAVWAPSARSVSVVGDFNYWIQGEHQLNVRWDSSGIWEGFIPELEKGAIYKYKIQSNNGGIITEKADPFALYCEHPPHTASVIWDLKYDWKDKNWMENRKDHNDLNKPYSVYEVHLGSWKRNAEGKFLTYLELATELVNYVKETGFTHVEFMPIMEYPYDPSWGYQLVGYFAPTSRFGKPQDFMVLVDKLHQAGIGVILDWVPSHFPEDAHGLGFFDGSNLFEHPDRRKGYHPDWKSLVFNYGRNEVRSFLISNAIFWLQHYHVDGLRVDAVASMLYLDYSRNEGEWEPNIFGGRENLDTISFLKDFNEAVYSNFEGVQTIAEESTSFPMVSRPTFVGGLGFGMKWMMGWMHDTLEYFQKETVYRKYHQNDLTFSMTYGFSENFMLPLSHDEVVYGKKSIAGRMPGDEWQKFANLRLLYGYMFTHPGTKLLFMGSEFGQSAEWNFEASLDWHLLQYDFHDGIKKTITDLNALYKNYPALHEKQFSPEGFEWINYSDHDNAVMSYIRKGNNSNEDVVVVCNFTQIVRENYRIGLSQSGKLEEIFNSDAAIYGGSGVENNTSLAIEATPYDGREYSVALLLPPLSVTVYKFV from the coding sequence ATGAGTCAAGTACAACCCTATTCCCTTTTTACCGATTTCGACATTGATTTATTCAAAGCAGGAAAACATTTCCGATTATACGAAAAATTAGGCGCACATCTAATAGAAGTTGACGGTGTAAAAGGCGTTTATTTTGCTGTTTGGGCACCATCAGCACGTTCGGTTTCTGTGGTTGGCGATTTCAATTATTGGATTCAGGGCGAACATCAATTGAATGTGCGTTGGGATTCGTCAGGAATTTGGGAAGGATTTATTCCAGAGCTTGAAAAAGGAGCCATTTATAAGTATAAGATTCAATCGAACAACGGCGGAATCATTACCGAAAAGGCCGATCCATTTGCTTTGTATTGCGAACATCCACCCCATACAGCATCCGTAATTTGGGATTTAAAATACGATTGGAAGGATAAAAATTGGATGGAAAATCGTAAAGATCACAATGATTTAAACAAACCCTATTCCGTTTATGAAGTGCATCTGGGTTCGTGGAAACGCAATGCAGAAGGAAAATTTTTGACCTATCTTGAATTGGCTACGGAATTGGTCAATTATGTCAAAGAAACGGGTTTTACCCACGTGGAGTTTATGCCAATAATGGAATATCCGTACGATCCTTCTTGGGGTTATCAATTGGTTGGCTATTTTGCGCCAACTTCCCGTTTTGGAAAACCACAGGATTTTATGGTTTTGGTCGATAAATTACATCAAGCAGGAATTGGAGTAATTCTGGATTGGGTTCCATCTCATTTTCCAGAAGATGCTCACGGTTTAGGCTTCTTTGATGGTTCAAATCTTTTTGAGCATCCCGATCGCAGAAAAGGATATCACCCCGATTGGAAAAGTTTGGTTTTTAATTACGGACGAAATGAAGTGCGTTCGTTCCTAATTAGTAATGCTATTTTTTGGTTACAACATTACCACGTCGATGGACTTCGTGTGGATGCTGTGGCTTCCATGTTGTATTTGGATTATTCCAGAAATGAAGGCGAATGGGAACCGAATATTTTTGGTGGCAGAGAAAATCTTGACACTATAAGTTTCCTAAAAGATTTCAACGAAGCGGTGTATTCTAATTTTGAAGGAGTGCAGACAATTGCCGAAGAAAGTACTTCTTTTCCAATGGTTTCTAGACCCACATTTGTTGGCGGATTAGGTTTCGGGATGAAATGGATGATGGGCTGGATGCACGATACTTTAGAATATTTTCAAAAAGAAACCGTGTATAGAAAATACCATCAAAATGATTTGACTTTCTCTATGACCTATGGTTTTTCGGAGAACTTTATGTTGCCACTTTCCCATGATGAAGTAGTCTATGGCAAAAAATCTATTGCAGGAAGAATGCCGGGTGATGAATGGCAGAAATTCGCTAATTTAAGATTGCTTTATGGGTATATGTTTACACATCCTGGAACCAAATTATTGTTTATGGGAAGCGAATTTGGACAAAGTGCCGAATGGAATTTTGAAGCAAGTTTAGACTGGCATTTATTGCAATATGATTTCCACGATGGTATTAAAAAAACAATAACCGATTTGAATGCTTTATACAAAAACTATCCAGCCTTACACGAAAAACAATTCAGTCCGGAAGGTTTTGAATGGATTAATTATTCCGATCATGATAATGCAGTTATGTCGTATATTCGAAAAGGAAACAATTCGAATGAAGATGTAGTTGTGGTTTGTAATTTTACTCAAATTGTCCGTGAAAATTATCGCATTGGTTTATCGCAAAGTGGCAAGCTAGAAGAAATTTTCAACAGTGATGCTGCTATTTATGGCGGAAGCGGAGTTGAAAACAATACCAGTTTAGCTATAGAAGCTACACCTTATGATGGAAGAGAATATTCCGTAGCATTACTTTTACCTCCATTGAGTGTGACGGTTTATAAGTTTGTTTAA
- a CDS encoding M48 family metallopeptidase — protein sequence MKKHLSITGLGLCALGLFFSCAKNPFTGKNNLNFVSNSELFPSSFQQYGTFLKENKVIVGTADAKRVESVGMKIKAAAERWLKANGHPEYLNGYQWEYKLIDNKEVNAWCMPGGKIVVYTGILPVTKDDAGLATVMGHEVSHALANHGAQRMSATQLQQIGAVGVAVATGNKSAEQQKMWQEYYGIGSQVGVMLPFSRSHESEADKIGLTLMAIAGYNPEQAIAFWERMSASSGGNKPPEFMSTHPADATRIANLKRLIPEAKAEALKFGVVFK from the coding sequence ATGAAAAAGCATTTATCAATAACTGGACTTGGATTATGTGCATTAGGATTATTTTTTTCCTGTGCAAAAAATCCATTTACAGGAAAAAACAATTTGAATTTTGTTTCTAACAGTGAGTTATTTCCATCATCGTTCCAACAATACGGGACATTTTTGAAAGAAAACAAAGTTATTGTAGGGACAGCAGATGCAAAACGTGTTGAAAGCGTTGGGATGAAAATTAAAGCCGCAGCAGAACGTTGGTTAAAAGCGAACGGACATCCAGAATACTTAAATGGGTACCAATGGGAATATAAATTGATAGACAACAAGGAAGTCAACGCTTGGTGTATGCCTGGTGGAAAAATTGTAGTTTATACTGGAATTTTGCCTGTAACTAAAGATGATGCTGGTTTAGCTACAGTAATGGGTCATGAAGTTTCTCATGCTTTGGCCAATCATGGTGCACAACGAATGAGTGCTACACAATTACAACAAATAGGAGCCGTTGGTGTTGCAGTAGCCACTGGAAACAAAAGTGCCGAACAGCAAAAAATGTGGCAAGAATATTATGGTATAGGCTCCCAAGTAGGTGTAATGCTCCCGTTTAGTAGAAGTCATGAAAGCGAAGCCGATAAAATTGGATTGACACTTATGGCAATTGCGGGTTACAATCCTGAACAAGCAATAGCTTTTTGGGAAAGAATGTCAGCTAGTAGCGGTGGCAATAAACCACCTGAATTTATGAGCACTCACCCTGCTGATGCTACAAGAATTGCAAATCTAAAAAGATTGATTCCTGAAGCTAAAGCCGAAGCTTTAAAATTTGGAGTAGTCTTTAAATAA